One window of the Pseudarthrobacter sp. ATCC 49987 genome contains the following:
- a CDS encoding erythromycin esterase family protein: protein MTSGVGKAPVLAEIHSLARQLKTDRDLNGLVRRAADCRFVAIGEASHGTHEFYTWRDTLSRRLIEEEGYNWIGVEGDWPDCWRINRWVRGEAGQEQGVHALLGGFERWPTWMWANEEVAAFLDWLRTWNLRRPMSQRVGFYGLDVYSLWDSLREIIGWLQENVPDAVPAAMRAWQCFLPHHEDPHKYAWSTRLVPESCEADVIALLTEVRSRVSSPGGHDEEAFDAVQNAEVAANAEHYYRIMVRGDRQSWNVRDHHMADTIDRLSRHLGPDSKGLIWEHNTHVGDARATDMAQDGLINVGQLLRERHAAEGVMLVGLACHRGEVIAAEAWGSPERILPLPPARPGSHEDFLHEALGVPSVLEFGEDRSGPWLSTWLGHRAIGVVYHPQRELGNYVPTRMGERYDALIWFEDTHALRPVHHEGPPREPEFETEPTGF, encoded by the coding sequence GTGACCTCCGGCGTCGGAAAGGCCCCGGTACTGGCCGAAATCCACTCGCTGGCCCGGCAGCTGAAGACGGACCGGGACCTCAACGGGCTGGTGCGGCGGGCGGCGGACTGCCGTTTTGTCGCGATCGGCGAAGCCTCCCACGGCACGCACGAGTTCTACACCTGGCGTGACACCCTCAGCAGGCGCCTCATCGAAGAGGAAGGCTACAACTGGATCGGGGTGGAGGGGGACTGGCCCGACTGCTGGCGGATCAACCGCTGGGTGCGGGGCGAGGCCGGGCAGGAGCAGGGCGTCCACGCCCTTCTCGGCGGCTTTGAGCGCTGGCCCACCTGGATGTGGGCAAACGAGGAAGTTGCGGCGTTCCTGGACTGGCTGCGAACGTGGAATCTCCGCCGGCCGATGAGCCAGCGGGTCGGTTTCTACGGGCTGGATGTGTACTCGCTGTGGGATTCGCTCCGCGAGATCATCGGCTGGCTCCAGGAAAATGTGCCCGACGCCGTCCCCGCCGCCATGCGCGCCTGGCAGTGCTTCCTGCCCCACCACGAGGACCCGCACAAGTACGCCTGGAGCACTCGGCTGGTGCCCGAGTCCTGCGAAGCTGACGTCATCGCCCTCCTCACCGAGGTCAGGAGCCGGGTGTCCAGTCCGGGCGGCCATGATGAAGAAGCGTTCGACGCGGTGCAGAACGCCGAGGTGGCGGCCAACGCCGAGCACTATTACCGGATCATGGTTCGCGGCGACCGCCAGTCCTGGAACGTCCGGGACCACCATATGGCCGACACCATAGACCGCCTCAGCAGGCACCTGGGTCCCGACTCGAAGGGCCTCATTTGGGAGCACAATACCCACGTGGGGGATGCCCGGGCCACGGACATGGCCCAGGACGGCCTCATCAATGTGGGGCAATTGCTGCGCGAACGGCATGCCGCGGAAGGCGTGATGCTGGTGGGCCTGGCCTGCCACCGGGGCGAGGTGATCGCCGCGGAAGCCTGGGGCAGTCCGGAGCGGATCCTGCCGTTGCCGCCCGCGCGCCCGGGCAGCCACGAAGACTTCCTCCACGAGGCCCTGGGGGTGCCGTCGGTGCTGGAGTTCGGGGAAGACAGGTCGGGACCGTGGCTTTCCACCTGGCTTGGCCACCGCGCCATCGGTGTGGTCTATCATCCGCAGCGGGAGCTCGGGAACTACGTTCCGACCCGGATGGGGGAGCGCTACGACGCGCTGATCTGGTTCGAGGACACCCACGCCCTGCGTCCGGTGCACCATGAAGGGCCGCCGCGGGAACCCGAATTCGAGACGGAACCGACCGGCTTCTAA
- a CDS encoding universal stress protein: MNKPIVVGINGSAGSEAALTWALERAARDKLPVIAIHAVDDRWMSPDFQYHEFIRQSGMELLQKAQASASEQAPDVKVDIQLRHGSGGSVLREVSKEASMVVVGEHDKHWMDGGPMTDRALQIVSASEIPAAVIPLKRGGDHGVVVGVDGSEESLQAVSFAAAEADRGGDELTVVLAFRRPARWVENQLPNSGLAETILEEDRIVLAESVAGLGDKYPDLVVHQRLETDTEPAKALVEAAKDARLLVVGSRGRGGFSRMLLGSTAHAVLLNVPCPTIVTRVHKVKHED; this comes from the coding sequence ATGAACAAACCAATTGTCGTCGGCATTAACGGATCGGCCGGAAGCGAGGCCGCGCTGACGTGGGCCCTGGAGCGGGCGGCCCGGGACAAGCTTCCGGTCATCGCCATCCACGCGGTGGACGACCGCTGGATGTCCCCGGATTTCCAGTACCACGAGTTCATCAGGCAATCGGGTATGGAGCTGCTCCAGAAGGCACAGGCCAGCGCCAGCGAGCAGGCGCCCGACGTCAAGGTGGACATCCAGCTCCGTCATGGCAGCGGCGGCTCGGTCCTGCGGGAGGTTTCCAAGGAAGCGTCCATGGTGGTCGTCGGCGAGCATGACAAGCATTGGATGGACGGCGGTCCAATGACGGACCGTGCCCTGCAGATCGTCTCCGCCTCGGAAATCCCTGCAGCAGTGATCCCGCTGAAACGCGGCGGAGACCACGGAGTGGTGGTTGGTGTGGACGGCTCCGAAGAGTCCCTGCAGGCCGTGAGCTTCGCCGCGGCGGAAGCAGACCGGGGCGGTGACGAGCTGACCGTGGTCCTCGCCTTCCGCAGGCCGGCGCGCTGGGTCGAAAACCAGCTGCCGAACAGCGGGCTCGCCGAAACCATCCTCGAGGAGGACCGGATCGTCCTGGCCGAATCCGTCGCCGGGCTGGGCGACAAGTACCCGGACCTCGTCGTCCACCAGCGACTGGAGACCGACACCGAACCCGCCAAAGCCCTCGTCGAAGCCGCCAAGGACGCCCGGCTTCTCGTGGTGGGCAGCCGTGGCCGCGGAGGCTTCTCCCGGATGTTGCTCGGCTCCACAGCCCACGCCGTACTCCTCAACGTGCCGTGCCCGACCATCGTGACCCGGGTGCACAAGGTCAAGCACGAGGACTGA
- a CDS encoding inorganic phosphate transporter: MEITIMVALVIALALFFDFTNGFHDTANAMATPIATGAIKPKTAVALAAVLNLVGAFLSTEVAKTVSGGIIKEGSDGIQITPEIIFAGLMGAILWNMITWLKGLPSSSSHALFGGLIGAAIAGIGIHSVNFESLMQKVILPAIFAPIIAGGVAYLCTKLAYALTSRHDPETGSKLTQKRGGFRTGQIFTSSLVALAHGTNDAQKTMGIITLVLIAAGTQQPGSGPPFWVIASCALAIAIGTYSGGWRIIRTMGSGLTDVKPAQGFAAESSTASAILASSHLGFALSTTQVASGSVIGSGMGRRGTTVRWGTAGKIALGWLFTLPAAGIVGALTALLVKTGVGGVIIAAAAGTAAVTYMFLHSKKSHVGHHNAVEVEEAGAAVRFRRKKALAVSRANDKSKGEV, from the coding sequence GTGGAAATCACCATCATGGTGGCGCTGGTAATAGCGCTGGCGCTTTTCTTTGACTTCACGAACGGATTTCACGACACGGCCAACGCGATGGCCACCCCCATCGCCACCGGTGCCATCAAACCCAAAACGGCAGTAGCCCTCGCGGCCGTGCTGAACCTGGTGGGTGCATTCCTGTCCACGGAAGTGGCCAAGACCGTCTCGGGCGGCATCATCAAGGAAGGATCCGACGGGATCCAGATCACACCGGAAATCATCTTCGCGGGCCTCATGGGCGCCATCCTCTGGAACATGATCACCTGGCTGAAGGGCCTGCCGTCGAGTTCCTCGCACGCGCTCTTCGGCGGCCTGATCGGCGCGGCCATCGCCGGCATCGGCATCCACTCGGTGAACTTCGAGAGCCTCATGCAGAAGGTGATCCTCCCGGCGATCTTCGCGCCGATCATCGCCGGCGGCGTAGCGTACCTTTGCACCAAACTGGCCTACGCACTCACCTCCCGCCACGACCCCGAAACCGGCAGCAAGCTCACGCAGAAGCGCGGTGGCTTCCGCACTGGCCAAATCTTCACGTCCAGCCTCGTTGCCCTCGCCCACGGCACCAACGACGCACAAAAGACCATGGGCATCATCACGCTTGTGCTGATCGCCGCCGGCACCCAGCAGCCCGGCTCCGGACCTCCGTTCTGGGTCATCGCTTCCTGCGCCCTCGCCATCGCGATTGGCACCTACTCCGGTGGCTGGCGGATCATCCGTACCATGGGATCCGGACTCACGGACGTTAAGCCGGCCCAGGGCTTCGCCGCCGAAAGCAGCACGGCGTCCGCCATCCTGGCGTCCTCGCACCTCGGGTTTGCACTGTCCACCACCCAGGTGGCGTCCGGCTCCGTCATCGGTTCGGGCATGGGCCGCCGCGGCACCACCGTCCGGTGGGGAACCGCCGGAAAGATTGCGCTCGGCTGGCTCTTCACGCTGCCGGCTGCCGGGATTGTGGGGGCCCTGACGGCGCTGCTCGTGAAGACCGGCGTCGGCGGGGTGATCATCGCCGCCGCGGCCGGGACCGCGGCCGTGACCTACATGTTCCTCCACTCGAAGAAGTCGCACGTCGGGCACCACAACGCCGTCGAAGTTGAAGAAGCCGGCGCAGCAGTGCGCTTCCGCAGGAAGAAGGCGCTGGCCGTCAGCCGCGCCAACGACAAGTCGAAGGGCGAAGTTTAA
- a CDS encoding hotdog fold thioesterase — MKDNFTPGPYAAELAAAGVPEEMHGWLGHYGVGALVVKMGIHFLEMSPERTVGTMPVEGNTQVAGILHGGAHVVLAETLGSFAAGMHAGPKRQALGIDVSATHHRAITAGTVTGTCTAIHLGRTLTTHEIVMTDEQGRRLSTARITNLIRDIAG; from the coding sequence ATGAAGGACAATTTCACGCCGGGCCCGTACGCGGCCGAACTGGCGGCTGCCGGGGTTCCCGAGGAAATGCATGGCTGGCTTGGACACTACGGCGTGGGAGCCCTGGTGGTGAAGATGGGGATCCATTTCCTGGAGATGAGTCCCGAACGCACGGTTGGCACGATGCCGGTGGAAGGCAACACCCAGGTGGCCGGGATCCTGCACGGCGGCGCCCACGTGGTGCTGGCCGAAACCCTGGGTTCCTTTGCCGCCGGAATGCACGCCGGGCCCAAGCGCCAGGCCCTGGGAATTGACGTCAGCGCAACGCATCACCGGGCCATCACCGCGGGCACGGTGACCGGCACGTGCACGGCAATCCACCTTGGCCGCACCCTCACCACACACGAGATCGTCATGACGGACGAGCAGGGCCGCCGGCTGTCAACGGCGCGCATCACCAACCTGATCCGCGACATCGCCGGGTAG
- a CDS encoding dihydrofolate reductase family protein — translation MPGFQYFVASSLDGFIATADDELDWLLQFDGFAGGKESYDAFMADVGCIVMGGDTYAWLRKHEPGTWPYPSTPCWVFTHHELSAPRGADVTFVRGPVVEFVEDLKAEAAGRNVWIVGGGVLAAQFADAGALDEIIISIIPVVLGNGKAVLPMAGPTPPLELVSSHTLGRGIVELRYRFGSSPA, via the coding sequence ATGCCTGGATTCCAGTATTTTGTCGCGTCCTCGCTGGACGGATTCATTGCCACCGCTGATGACGAACTGGACTGGTTGCTCCAGTTCGACGGTTTCGCCGGCGGCAAGGAAAGCTACGACGCCTTTATGGCCGACGTCGGCTGCATCGTGATGGGCGGCGACACCTACGCCTGGCTGCGGAAGCACGAACCCGGCACCTGGCCGTATCCCTCGACGCCGTGCTGGGTTTTCACGCACCACGAACTCTCGGCCCCCCGGGGAGCGGACGTGACGTTTGTCCGGGGGCCCGTCGTTGAATTCGTCGAGGACCTCAAAGCCGAAGCGGCAGGCCGGAACGTCTGGATCGTCGGCGGAGGTGTCCTTGCGGCCCAGTTCGCGGACGCGGGCGCGCTCGACGAGATCATCATTTCGATCATCCCCGTGGTGCTCGGCAACGGCAAAGCGGTGCTGCCCATGGCCGGACCGACGCCGCCTCTGGAGCTGGTTTCGTCGCACACCCTGGGGCGGGGCATCGTGGAGCTGCGGTACCGGTTCGGGAGCAGCCCGGCTTAG
- a CDS encoding GNAT family N-acetyltransferase — translation MSRTESSDAAEPTPAAVRLVDVSEAVLEQLLTVAIQDADADEVTPPLGSAAGWNSDRISWFREYHHAAAGLDGPAQQKSWAISSDGELAGSIRLKRTGAGALETGIWLGRSFRGRGIAREALRLVIDRAAASGASVLEADTTAGNAAALVLLRSAGAELEEGEASDAAAVPVKARIALR, via the coding sequence ATGTCCCGCACTGAGTCCTCCGATGCCGCTGAGCCCACCCCCGCCGCTGTCCGCCTCGTCGATGTCTCCGAGGCGGTCCTGGAGCAACTCCTGACCGTGGCGATCCAGGACGCCGACGCCGACGAGGTAACCCCTCCCCTGGGCAGCGCCGCCGGCTGGAACTCGGACCGGATCAGCTGGTTCCGCGAATACCACCATGCGGCGGCCGGACTCGACGGGCCTGCACAGCAGAAGAGCTGGGCCATCAGCTCCGACGGGGAACTGGCAGGATCCATCCGGCTCAAGCGGACCGGGGCAGGCGCGCTGGAAACAGGAATCTGGCTCGGCCGCAGCTTCCGGGGCAGGGGCATCGCCCGGGAGGCCCTTCGCCTCGTGATCGACCGGGCCGCGGCGTCCGGGGCTTCGGTGCTGGAGGCCGACACAACGGCCGGGAATGCCGCGGCACTGGTCCTCCTGCGCTCAGCCGGGGCCGAGCTGGAGGAAGGCGAAGCCTCCGATGCCGCCGCGGTCCCGGTCAAGGCCAGGATCGCGCTGCGCTAG
- the polA gene encoding DNA polymerase I: protein MAFRAFYALPAENFATSTGQHTNAVHGFTSMLINLIKEQKPTHVAVAFDVSDDTTFRKAEYDGYKGGRNETPREFSGQIDLIEKVMTAWGIKTISMPGFEADDVLATLAAQGEAAGYEVLLVSGDRDTFQLITDNVFVLYPKTGVSNIPRMDAEAIEAKYFVTPPQYSDLAALVGESADNLPGVPGVGPKTAAKWINLYGGLEGILANLDSIGGKVGDALREHIESVKRNRRLNRLLTDLELPVSLKELEEPRPDHDAIEEIFDRLEFKTLRTRLFALYGNEAEDAEQDSIEVPEFSTLSDAAELKAFFDAGKGHRSALAVDFAPGRIVDDAPAIAVLRKDSAAYIDLTALDAAAESVLAGWLLDPEAAKVTHGFKAALKAFTARGLGLDGVVDDTSISGYLIQPDRRSYELAELAQHHLKMTVSTEAAKTGQLELAFGGEDDGAATGALVQQAAVVFALSHHFETELRVRQAQELLTSLELPVSRVLARMELDGIAVSMDRMNEQLADLAKVIDNAQELAFAAIGHEVNLGSPKQLQTVLFEELGLPKTKKIKSGYTTDAASLKNLLEKTGHEFLVQLMAHRESAKLRQMVESLKKSVAEDGRIHTTYAQNVAATGRISSNNPNLQNIPVRSEEGRRVRSIFVVSDGYDCMLSADYSQIEMRIMAHLSGDPGLIQAYKEGEDLHRYVGSHIFHVPPAEVTSAMRSKVKAMSYGLAYGLTSFGLSKQLEISVDEARTLMKEYFERFGAVRDYLRGVVEQARIDGYTATIEGRRRYLPDLTSTDRQLREIAERVALNSPIQGSAADIIKRAMLGVSGALAEQGLKSRMLLQVHDELVLEVAPGEREAVEKLVTEQMGSAASLTVPLDVQIGIGSSWYEAGH from the coding sequence ATGGCCTTCCGGGCCTTTTATGCGCTGCCGGCCGAGAATTTCGCCACGTCGACGGGCCAGCACACCAACGCCGTCCACGGCTTCACCTCCATGCTGATCAACCTGATCAAAGAGCAGAAGCCCACGCACGTTGCCGTGGCGTTCGACGTCTCCGACGACACGACGTTCCGCAAGGCCGAATACGACGGCTACAAGGGCGGCCGGAACGAGACGCCCCGGGAGTTCAGCGGGCAGATCGACCTGATCGAGAAGGTCATGACGGCCTGGGGCATCAAGACCATCAGCATGCCCGGCTTCGAAGCTGACGACGTTCTGGCCACGCTGGCCGCCCAGGGCGAGGCCGCGGGCTACGAAGTGCTGCTCGTCTCCGGCGACCGCGACACCTTCCAGCTCATCACGGACAACGTCTTCGTGCTCTACCCGAAGACCGGAGTGAGCAATATCCCGCGGATGGACGCCGAGGCCATCGAGGCCAAGTACTTCGTCACGCCCCCGCAGTATTCGGACCTCGCCGCCCTGGTCGGGGAGTCGGCCGACAACCTTCCCGGTGTCCCCGGCGTCGGGCCCAAAACCGCGGCCAAGTGGATCAACCTGTACGGCGGCCTCGAAGGAATCCTGGCGAACCTCGACTCGATCGGCGGCAAGGTGGGCGACGCCCTCCGGGAGCACATCGAGTCCGTCAAGCGGAACCGCCGGCTGAACCGCCTCCTGACCGACCTGGAACTGCCCGTCTCGCTCAAGGAGCTGGAGGAGCCCCGCCCGGACCACGATGCGATCGAGGAGATCTTTGACCGGCTGGAGTTCAAGACCCTCCGCACCAGGCTGTTCGCCCTCTACGGCAACGAAGCCGAGGACGCCGAGCAGGACAGCATCGAAGTCCCGGAATTCTCCACCCTCAGTGACGCGGCGGAGCTCAAGGCGTTCTTCGATGCCGGCAAGGGCCACCGCTCCGCCCTCGCCGTCGACTTCGCGCCGGGCCGCATCGTCGACGACGCCCCGGCCATCGCCGTGCTCCGCAAGGATTCTGCGGCCTACATCGATCTCACGGCGCTCGACGCCGCGGCCGAGTCCGTGCTGGCCGGCTGGCTGCTGGATCCGGAGGCAGCCAAGGTCACACACGGCTTCAAGGCCGCGCTGAAGGCCTTTACCGCCCGTGGCCTCGGGCTGGACGGCGTCGTGGACGACACCTCGATTTCCGGCTACCTGATCCAGCCGGACCGCCGCAGCTACGAACTCGCCGAGCTCGCGCAGCACCACCTCAAGATGACGGTTTCCACGGAGGCCGCTAAAACCGGACAACTGGAGCTCGCCTTCGGGGGAGAGGACGACGGCGCCGCAACCGGCGCGCTCGTGCAGCAGGCCGCCGTCGTGTTCGCCTTGAGCCACCACTTCGAAACGGAGCTGAGGGTCCGGCAGGCGCAGGAGCTGCTGACCAGCCTGGAACTGCCGGTCAGCCGGGTGCTGGCCCGGATGGAACTTGACGGCATCGCCGTGTCCATGGACCGGATGAACGAGCAGCTCGCGGACCTGGCCAAGGTGATCGACAACGCCCAGGAGCTGGCGTTCGCCGCGATCGGGCACGAGGTGAACCTCGGCTCGCCCAAGCAGCTGCAGACGGTGCTGTTCGAGGAACTGGGCCTGCCCAAGACCAAGAAGATCAAGTCCGGCTACACCACCGACGCCGCCTCGCTGAAGAACCTGCTGGAAAAGACCGGCCACGAATTCCTGGTCCAGCTCATGGCCCACCGGGAATCCGCGAAGCTGCGGCAGATGGTCGAATCGTTGAAGAAGTCCGTGGCCGAGGACGGCCGGATCCACACCACCTACGCCCAGAACGTGGCCGCCACCGGGCGGATCTCCTCCAACAACCCGAACCTGCAGAACATCCCGGTCCGCAGCGAGGAAGGCCGCCGCGTGCGGAGCATCTTCGTCGTGAGCGACGGCTACGACTGCATGCTGTCCGCCGACTATTCGCAGATCGAAATGCGGATCATGGCCCACCTTTCCGGCGACCCCGGGCTGATCCAGGCCTACAAGGAGGGCGAGGACCTGCACCGCTACGTCGGCTCGCACATCTTCCATGTGCCCCCGGCCGAGGTCACCAGCGCGATGCGGTCCAAGGTCAAGGCCATGTCCTACGGCCTGGCCTACGGGCTGACGTCGTTCGGACTGTCCAAGCAGCTGGAGATCTCCGTGGACGAGGCCCGGACGCTCATGAAGGAGTACTTCGAGCGTTTCGGGGCGGTCCGCGACTACCTCCGCGGCGTTGTGGAGCAGGCCCGGATCGACGGCTACACCGCCACCATCGAAGGGCGGCGCCGCTACCTGCCGGACCTGACCAGCACCGACCGCCAGCTTCGCGAAATTGCCGAACGGGTGGCCTTGAACTCGCCCATCCAGGGCTCGGCCGCGGACATCATCAAGCGCGCCATGCTGGGCGTCTCCGGCGCGCTGGCCGAACAGGGCCTGAAATCCCGGATGCTGCTCCAGGTCCATGATGAACTGGTCCTCGAAGTGGCCCCTGGCGAGCGTGAGGCCGTGGAGAAGCTCGTGACGGAGCAGATGGGCTCGGCCGCCAGCCTCACCGTTCCGCTGGACGTGCAGATCGGCATCGGTTCCAGCTGGTACGAGGCAGGGCACTAG
- the rpsA gene encoding 30S ribosomal protein S1 has product MTITSTEKPGTPVVAINDIGTAEDFLAAVDATIKYFNDGDLVEGTVVKVDRDEVLLDIGYKTEGVIPSRELSIKHDVDPGDVVSVGDLVEALVLTKEDKEGRLILSKKRAQYERAWGDIEKVKEEDGVVTGTVIEVVKGGLILDIGLRGFLPASLVEMRRVRDLAPYIGQKIEAKIIELDKNRNNVVLSRRAWLEQTQSEVRSTFLNKLEKGQVRPGVVSSIVNFGAFVDLGGVDGLVHVSELSWKHIDHPSEVVEVGQEVTVEVLEVDLDRERVSLSLKATQEDPWQTFARTHALGQVVPGKVTKLVPFGAFVRVEDGIEGLVHISELAVRHVELAEQVVSVGDELFVKVIDIDLERRRISLSLKQANEGVDAESTEFDPALYGMAAEYDEEGNYKYPEGFDPESNEWLEGYETQRAAWEQQYADAQTRWEAHKKQVAQHAADDAAAATSGESDSGTTSYSSEPAAAESTTGGGTLASDEALAALREKLTGN; this is encoded by the coding sequence ATGACCATCACCTCCACCGAGAAGCCCGGTACCCCCGTAGTCGCTATTAACGACATCGGTACCGCTGAGGACTTCCTCGCAGCAGTCGACGCCACCATCAAGTACTTCAACGACGGAGACCTCGTCGAAGGTACCGTCGTCAAGGTCGACCGCGACGAAGTTCTGCTCGACATCGGTTACAAGACCGAAGGTGTCATTCCCTCCCGCGAGCTGTCCATCAAGCACGACGTTGATCCCGGAGACGTCGTCTCCGTTGGCGATCTCGTCGAAGCCCTGGTGCTCACCAAGGAAGACAAAGAAGGCCGCCTGATCCTCTCCAAGAAGCGCGCTCAGTACGAGCGTGCCTGGGGCGACATCGAGAAGGTCAAGGAAGAAGACGGTGTCGTCACCGGTACCGTCATCGAGGTTGTCAAGGGTGGTCTTATCCTCGACATCGGTCTGCGCGGCTTCCTGCCCGCATCCCTCGTCGAGATGCGGCGTGTGCGCGACCTTGCTCCGTACATCGGTCAGAAGATCGAAGCCAAAATCATCGAGCTGGACAAGAACCGCAACAACGTTGTGCTGTCCCGCCGTGCATGGCTCGAGCAGACCCAGTCCGAGGTCCGCTCCACGTTCCTCAACAAGCTGGAAAAGGGCCAGGTTCGTCCCGGCGTCGTTTCCTCCATCGTCAACTTTGGTGCCTTCGTGGACCTGGGCGGCGTAGACGGCCTCGTTCACGTTTCCGAGCTGTCCTGGAAGCACATCGACCACCCGTCCGAGGTTGTCGAAGTTGGCCAGGAAGTCACCGTCGAGGTCCTCGAGGTCGACCTGGACCGCGAGCGTGTGTCCCTGTCGCTCAAGGCTACGCAGGAAGATCCGTGGCAGACCTTCGCCCGCACCCACGCCCTCGGGCAGGTTGTTCCGGGTAAGGTCACCAAGCTGGTTCCGTTCGGCGCGTTCGTTCGCGTTGAAGACGGCATCGAAGGCCTGGTCCACATCTCCGAGCTCGCCGTGCGCCACGTTGAGCTGGCCGAGCAGGTTGTCTCCGTTGGTGACGAGCTGTTCGTCAAGGTCATCGACATCGACCTCGAACGCCGCCGCATCTCGCTGTCCCTCAAGCAGGCCAACGAGGGCGTCGACGCCGAGTCCACCGAATTCGACCCGGCTCTCTACGGCATGGCCGCTGAGTACGACGAAGAGGGCAACTACAAGTACCCGGAGGGCTTCGATCCGGAGTCCAACGAGTGGCTTGAAGGCTACGAGACGCAGCGCGCCGCCTGGGAGCAGCAGTACGCTGACGCCCAGACCCGCTGGGAAGCCCACAAGAAGCAGGTTGCCCAGCACGCTGCCGACGACGCTGCAGCTGCAACGTCCGGTGAGAGCGACTCCGGCACCACCAGCTACTCCTCCGAGCCGGCTGCAGCCGAGTCCACCACCGGTGGCGGCACGCTCGCTTCAGACGAGGCTCTTGCAGCACTGCGCGAGAAGCTGACCGGCAACTAA
- a CDS encoding GNAT family N-acetyltransferase — protein sequence MAENYELRRFRAAEKGEPDYALGVSWLRGVGVGFYDERHKDEFVDKVMATYRVDNREMTGVYQAGAVAAHSLSADIPVATFGTLRKDLNVGYGRQLEAQLITAVTVRGTHRRQGLLRRMMTEDLAASKADGLAIAALTASEAAIYGRFGFGVATFERSIKVDTGPRFRLRHNPTGTVDIADRKVLLELAPGVFDRVHRVTPGSIVRQDAYRQRSSGTLGRDGAEDESIRCALHYDADGVVDGYVAYKFSGWDTKPHTMDVIDLVAATESGYLELWQFLGSLDLVQRVTWAEAPVDDPLTWALEDPRCIESSENGDMLWLRILDTVKALGARRYAADGSLVLRVTDTLGFAAGTFTLGVSAGEARVAAAPEGAEPDLTLDAAELGSIYLGAVCPVTLTAAGRIAEHTPGAARTARLMFAVERAAHCLTHF from the coding sequence ATGGCAGAGAATTACGAGCTCCGGCGGTTCCGTGCAGCCGAAAAAGGCGAACCGGACTACGCGCTGGGGGTTTCCTGGCTGCGCGGTGTCGGCGTCGGGTTCTACGACGAGCGGCACAAGGACGAGTTCGTGGACAAGGTCATGGCCACGTACCGCGTGGACAACCGTGAAATGACCGGGGTCTACCAGGCCGGTGCCGTCGCAGCCCACTCCCTGTCGGCCGACATTCCCGTGGCAACTTTCGGGACCCTGCGCAAGGACCTGAACGTGGGCTACGGCAGGCAGCTCGAAGCGCAGCTGATCACCGCCGTGACCGTCCGCGGAACCCACCGCCGCCAGGGGCTCCTGCGCCGGATGATGACAGAGGACCTGGCCGCGTCGAAAGCCGACGGCCTGGCGATCGCTGCCCTGACGGCGTCGGAGGCCGCCATCTACGGGCGGTTCGGCTTCGGCGTCGCGACGTTTGAGCGCAGCATCAAGGTCGACACCGGCCCGCGCTTCCGGCTCCGGCACAATCCGACCGGCACCGTGGACATCGCTGACCGGAAGGTCCTGCTGGAGCTGGCACCGGGGGTGTTCGACCGCGTCCACCGGGTCACCCCGGGGTCGATCGTGCGGCAGGACGCGTACCGGCAGCGCAGTTCGGGAACCCTCGGCAGGGACGGCGCGGAGGACGAGTCGATCCGCTGCGCCCTGCACTACGACGCCGACGGCGTGGTGGACGGCTATGTCGCCTACAAGTTCTCCGGCTGGGACACCAAGCCCCACACCATGGACGTCATCGACCTCGTGGCGGCCACCGAGTCCGGCTACCTGGAGCTGTGGCAGTTCCTCGGCAGCCTCGACCTCGTCCAGCGGGTCACATGGGCCGAAGCCCCCGTGGACGATCCGCTGACGTGGGCCCTGGAGGATCCGCGCTGCATCGAGTCCTCCGAGAACGGGGACATGCTCTGGCTCCGGATCCTGGACACAGTTAAGGCCCTGGGTGCGCGACGCTATGCAGCGGACGGCAGCCTGGTCCTGCGCGTCACCGATACCCTGGGCTTCGCGGCCGGCACGTTCACCCTGGGCGTGAGCGCCGGCGAAGCGCGGGTTGCGGCTGCTCCGGAAGGCGCCGAACCGGACCTTACCCTCGACGCCGCGGAACTGGGATCCATCTATCTGGGCGCTGTCTGCCCGGTGACGCTGACGGCCGCCGGCCGGATCGCCGAGCACACTCCCGGGGCCGCGCGGACAGCGCGACTCATGTTCGCCGTCGAACGCGCAGCGCACTGCCTGACGCATTTTTAG